One window of the Streptomyces sp. ITFR-21 genome contains the following:
- a CDS encoding DinB family protein — MTETSRRTPSTGTTAPDRPRKPATTGDLRPPEAHADERATLLTFLQYLRDAVIRKVEDLPDEASRASPVRSGTSLLGLVRHLAAVELNWFVWAYEGPDRERWDDDLTPAEDETVASAVAAYRAAIRRADAVVAGCADLARPGARSLRETDPPSMRWILVHMIEETGRHAGHADILRELYDGAAGR; from the coding sequence ATGACCGAGACGAGCCGGCGGACACCGTCGACCGGGACCACGGCGCCGGACCGCCCACGGAAGCCGGCCACGACCGGCGACCTGCGCCCGCCTGAGGCCCACGCCGACGAGAGGGCCACCCTGCTGACCTTCCTCCAGTACCTGCGCGACGCCGTCATCCGCAAGGTCGAGGACCTGCCCGACGAAGCCTCCCGCGCCTCGCCCGTACGCTCCGGAACCAGCCTGCTGGGCCTGGTACGGCACCTGGCCGCCGTCGAACTCAACTGGTTCGTCTGGGCGTACGAGGGCCCGGACCGCGAACGCTGGGACGACGACCTCACTCCGGCCGAGGACGAGACCGTGGCGAGCGCGGTCGCCGCCTATCGGGCCGCGATCCGCCGCGCCGACGCCGTGGTCGCGGGCTGCGCCGACCTCGCCCGCCCCGGCGCCCGCTCGCTGCGCGAGACCGACCCGCCCTCGATGCGGTGGATCCTGGTCCACATGATCGAGGAGACCGGCCGGCACGCCGGCCACGCCGACATCCTGCGCGAGCTGTACGACGGCGCCGCGGGCCGCTGA
- the fdhD gene encoding formate dehydrogenase accessory sulfurtransferase FdhD yields the protein MGRVTERRRVLRIRDGAAGYRADTLVAEEPLEIRLNGRPLAITMRTPGDDFALATGFLVSEGVLASAEEVASVVYCAGATADGVNTYNVVDVALAPGVPLPDITLERNVYTTSSCGLCGKASLDAVRTATRLPIAEPDGAWLTPALLAALPDRLRAEQAVFDRTGGLHAAALFTRDGELLDVREDVGRHNAVDKLVGRALRDGRLPLADRILMVSGRASFELAQKAVMAGIPVLAAVSAPSSLAVDLATESGLTLVGFLRGSSMNVYAGEARIALGTAPAVRAD from the coding sequence ATGGGACGGGTGACCGAGCGGCGCCGCGTACTGCGGATCAGGGACGGGGCGGCCGGGTACCGGGCGGACACGCTGGTGGCCGAGGAGCCGCTGGAGATCCGGCTGAACGGGCGCCCGCTGGCGATCACCATGCGCACCCCGGGCGACGACTTCGCGCTGGCCACCGGGTTCCTGGTGAGCGAAGGTGTGCTGGCGTCGGCCGAGGAGGTGGCGTCGGTGGTGTACTGCGCGGGCGCGACCGCCGACGGGGTGAACACGTACAACGTCGTCGACGTGGCGCTCGCGCCCGGGGTGCCGCTGCCGGACATCACGCTGGAGCGCAACGTCTACACCACGTCCTCGTGCGGGCTGTGCGGCAAGGCGAGTCTGGACGCGGTACGCACCGCCACCCGGCTGCCGATCGCCGAACCGGACGGGGCCTGGCTCACTCCGGCGCTGCTGGCGGCGCTGCCGGACCGGCTGCGGGCGGAGCAGGCCGTCTTCGACCGGACCGGCGGGCTGCACGCCGCCGCGCTGTTCACCCGCGACGGCGAACTGCTGGATGTCCGGGAGGACGTGGGGCGGCACAACGCGGTGGACAAGCTGGTGGGGCGGGCGCTGCGGGACGGCCGGCTGCCGCTGGCCGACCGGATCCTGATGGTGTCAGGACGGGCCTCCTTCGAACTGGCGCAGAAGGCGGTGATGGCGGGGATTCCGGTGCTGGCCGCGGTGTCGGCGCCGTCCTCGCTCGCGGTGGACCTGGCGACCGAGTCGGGGCTCACCCTCGTCGGCTTCCTGCGGGGCAGTTCGATGAACGTGTACGCGGGCGAGGCCCGGATCGCGCTGGGGACCGCCCCGGCGGTCCGGGCCGACTGA